A section of the Phycodurus eques isolate BA_2022a chromosome 4, UOR_Pequ_1.1, whole genome shotgun sequence genome encodes:
- the mtf1 gene encoding metal regulatory transcription factor 1 → MSENGPHTEAPLYFEVEVDPLEGGDEDDEDKLHFDKGEHLMAESSSSGSRVYDRTTVLIERDPIRLDEEGEEEGHCGGDEDGVTFLTEGEGDEEDGSLAFMADPDAMSQGYVHHTISPDQIQFTINPGSTPMPRNIEGATLTLHSECPETKQTEVKRYQCMFEGCTRTYSTAGNLRTHQKTHRGEYTFVCNQQGCGKAFLTSYSLKIHVRVHTKEKPFECDVQGCEKAFNTLYRLKAHQRLHTGKTFNCESEGCTKYFTTLSDLRKHIRTHTGEKPFRCDHDGCGKAFAASHHLKTHVRTHTGEKPFNCPSDGCEKTFSSQYSLKSHIRGHDKGQPFSVTLTHPLSEDANHSLCLSDLSLISTDSELREQLHNAQNLDLNNVTPVKIFELMFQSPENSVSQDEAQPSESLADHFGLETPTPPTLTEASALISYSLTSTCSSSCSHTATFMEAPPSSQALAPASAAASSTQPPAFVRMSDRPVQTSVQASNHVAPQHYVTLPSTFLQRDAVAQPVPPPPQISAPAPVAPVPGATPATSIVASPASDAMTTVAQPVPLASNTVSGSCPATITIAPTQNLLQPGLVMSDQNLQWILSSAANSQQNPEQASQGGPKVEKVFFTTAIPVGGNAGSSVQQIGLSLPVIIIKQEESCQCHCACKDMTKDKNAASAASTAAQQQPPDTTPPPPQLQEPSCHPATASSSPCCLPESSSKVGEVNPSSAQTFPQSALSSSHGLANMDVSDFLSLQSPETAANIEALLLVTDDFSMATEGNP, encoded by the exons ATGTCTGAAAATGGCCCTCACACAGAGGCGCCGCTGTACTTCGAGGTAGAGGTGGACCCCTTGGAAGGGGGCGATGAGGACGACGAAGACAAGCTCCACTTCGACAAGGGTGAACATCTGATGGCGGAGTCCTCGTCGTCCGGCAGCCGCGTGTACGACCGCACCACAGTGCTCATTGAACGGGACCCCATCCGGCTGGACGAGGAAGGTGAGGAGGAGGGCCACTGCGGTGGTGACGAAGATGGCGTCACATTCCTAACCGAAGGGGAAGGCGACGAGGAGGATGGCTCGCTGGCCTTCATGGCTGACCCCGACGCCATGTCACAGGGCTACGTGCACCACACCATCTCCCCTGACCAGATCCAGTTCACCATCAATCCGGGCTCCACCCCTATGCCACGCAACATAGAGGGTGCTACCCTCACCCTGCACTCGGAGTGTCCGGAGACCAAGCAAACGGAG GTGAAACGCTACCAGTGCATGTTTGAAGGCTGCACCCGGACGTACAGCACGGCGGGGAACctgcgcacacaccagaagaccCATCGCGGCGAGTACACTTTCGTGTGCAACCAGCAAGGCTGCGGCAAGGCCTTCCTCACTTCATACAGCCTCAAGATCCACGTCCGTGTGCATACCAAGGAGAAGCCATTCGAGTGCGACGTGCAAGGCTGTGAGAAGGCCTTCAACACCCTGTACAG GCTAAAAGCACACCAGAGACTCCACACCGGTAAAACATTCAACTGTGAATCCGAAGGATGCACAAAGTACTTTACCACTCTCAGTGACCTGAGGAAGCACATTCGcacgcacactggagagaagccgTTCCG GTGTGACCACGACGGCTGCGGCAAAGCTTTTGCAGCAAGTCATCACCTAAAAACCCATGTACGGACCCACACAG GTGAAAAGCCTTTCAACTGTCCAAGTGACGGCTGCGAGAAGACGTTCAGTAGCCAGTACAGTTTGAAGAGTCATATTCGGGGTCACGATAAGGGACAGCCATTCAGCGTCACCCTCACTCACCCCCTGTCCGAA gatgCAAATCATTCACTGTGCCTCAGTGACTTAAGTCTGATCTCGACTGACTCTGAGCTTCGAGAGCAACTACACAAT GCACAGAATTTGGACCTGAACAATGTGACCCCGGTGAAAATCTTTGAGCTCATGTTCCAGAGTCCTGAAAATAGCGTTAGCCAAGATGAGGCCCAGCCTAGTG AGAGTCTTGCTGACCACTTTGGCCTCGAGACTCCCACCCCGCCGACATTGACTGAAGCTTCAGCTCTGATTTCTTACTCTCTCACATCCACCTGCTCGTCCTCCTGCTCCCACACGGCCACTTTCATGGAGGCTCCTCCTTCATCTCAGGCCCTCGCCCCCGCCTCCGCTGCTGCCTCCTCCACTCAACCGCCCGCTTTCGTTCGCATGTCCGACAGGCCCGTTCAGACTTCTGTCCAAGCGTCGAACCATGTCGCCCCACAGCACTATGTGACACTGCCGTCGACATTCCTTCAACGGGACGCCGTGGCCCAGCCTGTTCCTCCGCCTCCACAAATCTCGGCACCTGCTCCGGTGGCTCCAGTGCCAGGCGCTACACCAGCCACATCTATTGTTGCGAGCCCCGCCTCGGATGCTATGACAACTGTAGCTCAACCTGTGCCTTTGGCCAGTAATACCGTATCTGGTTCTTGCCCCGCTACCATCACCATCGCACCAACTCAGAACCTACTGCAGCCCGGCCTCGTTATGTCCGACCAGAACCTTCAGTGGATCCTGAGCAGCGCCGCCAACAGCCAGCAGAATCCCGAACAAGCA TCACAAGGTGGTCCAAAAGTGGAGAAGGTGTTCTTCACTACAGCCATACCAGTGGGTGGAAATGCTG GGAGCTCAGTCCAACAGATTGGTCTGAGCCTGcccgtcatcatcatcaagcaGGAGGAGTCATGTCAGTGTCACTGTGCCTGCAAGGACATGACTAAAGACAAGAATGCTGCCTCTGCGGCCTCCACCGCAGCACAACAGCAACCACCAGACacgactcctcctcctccgcaaCTCCAAGAGCCTTCATGTCATCCCGCTACCGCCTCTTCTTCTCCGTGCTGCCTCCCCGAGTCTTCCTCCAAGGTGGGTGAAGTCAATCCCTCCTCAGCTCAGACGTTCCCCCAGTCGGCGTTGTCGTCCTCGCACGGGCTCGCCAATATGGACGTGTCAGACTTCCTCTCGCTGCAAAGCCCGGAGACTGCCGCCAACATCGAGGCCCTGCTGCTTGTCACTGATGACTTCAGCATGGCCACCGAAGGCAATCCTTAg